A single Oryza brachyantha chromosome 8, ObraRS2, whole genome shotgun sequence DNA region contains:
- the LOC102712563 gene encoding pentatricopeptide repeat-containing protein At4g19440, chloroplastic-like gives PPHRLLLLPRRRHVSSSSPAAAGTELVRALSAAPSPDATRHLDALLRRIGGGGLAAVLSSLPSPLPAISAQRLLHHIFSQDASGSAPASSRSGDGLLTPRVSALLLHSLIADRSAIRTGRRLLSRLLAAHPLHTAAEAVADAASIASSDFLIHTLITCPAPASLYRAADAFRVLSSRGASPSIKTCNAFLEALARAGQLDAARKVFDEMRENRNIALNEYSYTAMIKALCKAGKLDAGFEMLAELWRAGLQPTVVTYNVLMDALCKSGRVDEAFRLKGRMEEGGVTPSVVTFGILINGLARGERFGEVGMVLREMERFGISPNEIIYNELIGWHCRKGHCSEALRLFDEMVSKEMKPTAVTYNLIAKALCKEGEMERAERILEDMLSNGMTVHCGLFNTVVAWLIQRTGRLESVVSIMNEMVTRGMRPNDPLMTACMRELCKGGKHQEAVGIWFKILNKGLGVNLATSNALIHGLCGGKYMKEATRVLQTMLNKGIELDSITYNIMIQGCCKDSKMEEAIKLRYDMTRRGFKPDLFTFNTLLHAYCNLGKMEETFHLLDQMKNEGLQPDIVTYGTIIDGYCKAKDIHKAKECLNELMNHGLKPNVVIYNALIGGYGRIGNISGAVDTLESMKSKGIQPTNVTYCSLMHWMCHAGLVEEAKTIFTQARENNFDLGVIGYTIMIHGYCKLGKMGEAVTYFEEMRSRGISPNKFTYTTMMYAFSKSGNSEEASKLFDEMVSSGIILDNISYDTLIARCSEVNSLDKDIGVPAELSSGGLTKDDCLYKILANGINAPWCQKEAASSAE, from the coding sequence ccaccccaccgcctcctcctcctcccccgccgccgccacgtctcgtcgtcctcgcccgccgccgccggaaccGAGCTCGTCCGCGCGCtatccgccgcgccgtccccCGACGCGACGCGGCACCTCGATGCCCTGCTGCGtcgcatcggcggcggcggcctcgccgccgtgctctcgTCCCTGCCCTCCCCTCTCCCGGCGATCTCCGCCCAGCGCCTTCTTCACCATATTTTCTCCCAGGACGCTTCCGGCTCTGCCCCTGCCTCCTCCCGCTCCGGGGATGGCCTCCTCACCCCGCGCGTCTCCGCGCTCCTGCTGCACTCCCTCATCGCCGATCGCTCCGCCATCCGGACGGGGCGCCGCCTGCTCTCCCGACTCCTCGCCGCGCACCCTCTCCACACCGCGGCGGAGgctgtcgccgacgccgcctccatcGCCTCCTCGGACTTCCTCATCCACACGCTCATCACCTgccccgcccccgcctcccTCTACAGAGCCGCCGACGCCTTCCGCGTTCTCTCCTCGCGCGGCGCCTCGCCCTCCATCAAGACATGCAATGCGTTCCTTGAAGCCCTTGCCCGTGCGGGTCAGCTCGATGCCGCCCGCAAGGTGTTTGACGAAATGCGCGAGAACAGGAACATCGCTCTGAATGAGTACTCGTATACTGCCATGATCAAGGCGCTCTGCAAGGCTGGAAAGTTGGATGCTGGGTTTGAGATGCTTGCAGAATTATGGCGGGCTGGCCTGCAGCCAACAGTTGTCACGTACAATGTGCTTATGGATGCACTGTGTAAAAGTGGGAGGGTGGATGAAGCCTTTAGATTGAAAGGAAGGATGGAAGAGGGAGGGGTGACACCAAGCGTGGTAACATTTGGTATCTTGATCAATGGTCTTGCAAGGGGTGAGCGGTTTGGGGAGGTTGGCATGGTGTTGCGGGAGATGGAACGGTTTGGGATTTCCCCCAATGAGATTATTTACAATGAGCTTATTGGTTGGCATTGTAGGAAAGGCCATTGCTCAGAGGCACTCAGGTTGTTTGATGAAATGGTTTCAAAGGAGATGAAGCCGACAGCCGTGACTTATAACTTGATTGCAAAGGCACTGTGCAAGGAAGGGGAGATGGAGCGTGCTGAGAGGATATTGGAGGATATGTTGTCAAATGGAATGACAGTTCATTGTGGTTTGTTCAATACAGTGGTTGCATGGCTTATTCAAAGAACAGGAAGATTGGAGTCTGTAGTAAGTATTATGAATGAAATGGTTACAAGAGGTATGCGCCCAAATGATCCTCTGATGACAGCTTGTATGAGGGAGCTTTGCAAAGGAGGGAAACATCAAGAAGCGGTTGGGATTTGGTTCAAGATATTGAACAAAGGTTTAGGTGTTAATCTTGCAACTTCCAATGCGCTAATTCACGGTCTTTGTGGAGGTAAGTACATGAAAGAAGCTACAAGGGTTCTACAGACAATGTTAAATAAGGGGATTGAATTGGATAGCATCACATATAACATTATGATTCAAGGTTGCTGCAAAGACAGTAAAATGGAGGAAGCTATTAAACTCCGTTACGACATGACCAGAAGAGGGTTTAAGCCTGATCTTTtcacatttaatactttattgcATGCCTATTGCAATTTAGGTAAAATGGAAGAAACTTTTCATCTGTTGGATCAGATGAAAAATGAGGGCCTTCAGCCCGATATAGTGACATATGGTACTATAATAGATGGTTATTGTAAAGCAAAGGATATTCATAAAGCAAAAGAATGTTTGAATGAACTGATGAATCATGGACTAAAACCTAATGTGGTTATTTATAATGCACTTATTGGTGGTTATGGTAGGATTGGTAACATCTCTGGTGCAGTTGATACCCTTGAATCTATGAAGTCTAAGGGCATACAGCCAACTAATGTCACTTACTGTAGTCTTATGCACTGGATGTGTCATGCTGGTCTTGTTGAAGAGGCCAAGACCATTTTTACACAAGCCAGGGAAAACAATTTTGACCTTGGAGTAATTGGTTACACAATTATGATTCATGGTTACTGCAAACTAGGAAAAATGGGTGAAGCTGTTACATACTTTGAGGAGATGCGTTCCAGGGGTATATCTCCAAATAAGTTTACTTACACTACTATGATGTATGCTTTCTCTAAATCTGGTAACAGTGAAGAAGCTTCCAAGCTTTTTGATGAGATGGTGAGCTCAGGCATTATTCTTGACAATATTTCTTACGATACACTAATTGCAAGGTGTTCTGAGGTGAACTCACTGGATAAGGATATAGGAGTTCCTGCTGAATTGTCCTCAGGTGGTTTAACAAAAGATGATTGTTTGTATAAGATATTAGCTAATGGAATTAATGCACCTTGGTGCCAGAAAGAAGCTGCTTCCAGTGCTGAATGA
- the LOC102712839 gene encoding aberrant root formation protein 4: MDAGDTAAVAQAPARLREALAALTQAFESGDCSDGSSAAAVSDLLNAAAAGAEEAGADDAAAAAGVAEEMLREVHAFFSPPSSNQLAIDALSLELVKPVAKLGALMENCCDIARAIIEFFVSNCNPRDMLSILCEAVDEPVASNGLVYFVLLFKELAKVLVLIHRRHTEQVKVALPAVLQVMNAAIPEYDEEHGKIIIDMFNAALGIGNAIQEMCKKMVNQKNEELCSVLSLYSLQNISLISRCKQQHILSACGSVVLQHSKILTFCGFTYFGLLTGNDVTSATDKLLKDEDADLLKCFSFAMDGASLAVIWTYMDDLISKYAEAELESALKDVKGNHTRMWQAINILRYVFSSTHYPWVLKSNGLDLLLSIANESCIEEINDHVDASSSGPEIFATLKAIESVMISAPDALMRKKAFAALKQVVSMVPSSQRFDILQALVQNSIFPSLTAILLDLVKDEVLRESRQADQNFIESDQLQDGREWPPPWFCHALELVGLILKPPEGGPPCLPDHGEQVLSALNLLRFVLIIDSRGSRSRKMFDKETMRKVYSEWLIPLRPIVAGIQSESEEDGSDAANHIMCSLNPVQLVLYRCIELSEEKMKGF, translated from the exons ATGGACGCCGGCGacaccgccgccgttgcccAGGCGCCCGCGCGGCTGCGGGAAGCGCTCGCCGCTCTCACCCAG GCGTTCGAGTCCGGGGACTGCTCCGATGgatcctccgccgcggccgttTCCGACCTCCttaacgccgccgccgccggtgcagaggaggcgggggccgacgacgcggcggcggcggccggggtcGCGGAGGAGATGCTCCGCGAGGTGCACGCCTTCTTCTCGCCCCCGTCGTCGAATCAG TTGGCCATAGACGCTCTCTCGCTAGAGCTTGTAAAACCTGTGGCGAAGCTCGGTGCGCTGATGGAGAATTGCTGCGACATCGCCCGCGCTATCATTGAATTCTTCGTGTCAAACTGCAACCCGAGGGACATGCTCTCCATCCTATGTGAG GCAGTAGATGAGCCAGTGGCATCAAATGGTTTAGTGTACTTTGTTCTTCTATTCAAGGAGCTAGCCAAAG TGCTTGTTTTGATTCACAGGAGGCATACTGAGCAAGTAAAAGTCGCACTTCCTGCTGTTCTTCAAGTTATGAATGCTGCTATACCAGAATATGACGAGGAACATGGAAAGATCATCATTGATATGTTTAATGCAGCACTTGGAATTGGCAACGCCATTCAAGAAATGTGCAAAAAAATG GTCAACCAGAAGAATGAAGAACTCTGTTCTGTACTTAGTTTATACTCCCTTCAGAACATA TCTCTTATATCAAGATGCAAACAACAGCATATTCTCTCTGCTTGTGGTTCAGTTGTTCTTCAGCATTCAAAAATTCTTACATTTTGTGGTTTCACTTATTTTGGTCTTTTAACTGGTAATGATGTGACCTCAGCCACTGATAAGCTTTTGAAAG ATGAAGATGCTGATTTGCTCAAGtgcttttcttttgcaatGGATGGTGCAAGTCTTGCAG TTATCTGGACCTATATGGATGATTTGATCTCAAAATATGCTGAGGCTGAGTTGGAATCAGCGCTGAAAGATGTCAAGGGCAACCATACAAGGATGTGGCAAGCAATTAATATTCTTAGATATGTGTTCTCCTCAACTCATTACCCATGGGTACTAAAATCCAATGGTTTGGACTTACTGCTGAGTATAGCTAATGAAAGTTGTATTGAGGAAATCAATGATCATGTAGATGCCTCGTCTTCTGGTCCTGAAATTTTTGCAACACTGAAG GCCATTGAAAGTGTCATGATTTCTGCCCCAGATGCATTAATGCGGAAGAAAGCTTTTGCTGCTTTGAAACAG GTTGTTTCAATGGTGCCATCCTCTCAGAGATTTGACATCTTACAGGCTCTTGTACAGAACAGTATCTTCCCCTCCTTG aCTGCGATTCTCCTGGATCTGGTGAAGGACGAAGTTTTGAGAGAGAGTCGTCAAGCTGATCAGAATTTTATTGAATCAGATCAATTGCAAGATGGTCGGGAATGGCCACCGCCTTGGTTTTGTCATGCACTTGAGTTGGTGGGGCTGATCTTGAAGCCTCCAGAAGGTGGCCCTCCTTGTCTTCCGGATCATGGTGAACAG GTGTTATCAGCCTTAAATTTGCTTCGGTTTGTTCTAATAATAGATTCAAGAG GATCAAGATCAAGGAAAATGTTTGATAAAGAGACGATGAGGAAGGTGTACTCGGAGTGGCTGATCCCATTAAGACCAATTGTTGCAGGTATTCAATCAGAAAGTGAAGAGGATGGTAGCGATGCTGCAAATCATATCATGTGCTCATTAAATCCTGTTCAACTGGTACTGTACCGCTGCATTGAGTTGTCCGAGGAAAAGATGAAAGGTTTCTAA